A portion of the Phycodurus eques isolate BA_2022a chromosome 3, UOR_Pequ_1.1, whole genome shotgun sequence genome contains these proteins:
- the gda gene encoding guanine deaminase isoform X3: protein MANPHEASARKRVFRGTLIHATKEEAVQVLEDALLGVNADGTIIFIGEGRELDKMSKNFGFRPSAVTQLETHEFFMPGMVDTHIHAPQYSYIGTALDMPLLDWLNKYTFPVESCFKDKSFAQKVYTQVVRRTLRNGTTTACYFATIHKDSSLLLGHIANEFGQRALVGKVCSDRNRFSEQYKETFQESIEETSRFISELLDKKYALVKPVVTPRFARWCSGPLLSELGQLAKNQNLHIQSHIAEIYDSVNVVKELFPDSNSFTDVYHKHNLLTNKTVMAHGCHLSDDELSLFRETGASLSHCPNSNISLRSGVLNVRNVLNHKVKVGLGTDVAGGYSASMLDAVRRALDTSKILTILEPEHQTLTFEEAFRLATLGGSQALSLDNQIGNFEVGKDFDALRVNVAVPSGPIDLIQHEEPKILLEKFLNLGDDRNIVEVYVAGRRVVPFPE from the exons ATCATCTTCATTGGGGAAGGCAGAGAGCTGGATAAGATGTCTAAAAACTTCGGATTTCGTCCCTCTGCAGTAACTCAACTGGAAACACA CGAATTCTTCATGCCAGGAATGGTGGACACCCACATCCATGCCCCCCAGTACAGCTACATTGGCACAGCCCTGGACATGCCGCTGCTTGACTGGCTCAACAAATACACCTTTCCAGTGGAGTCTTGCTTTAAAGACAAAAGTTTTGCACAGAAAGTCTACACACAAGTTGTG AGAAGAACTCTGAGAAATGGAACAACCACTGCTTGTTATTTTGCCACAATACATAAGGACTCCTCTCTTCTGTTGGGCCATATTGCAA ATGAATTTGGACAGCGAGCCTTGGTAGGCAAAGTGTGTTCGGACAGGAACCGCTTTTCAGAACAATATAAAGAGACATTTCAGGAGTCCATTGAGGAAACCTCTCG ATTCATCTCAGAACTCTTGGATAAGAAG TATGCTCTCGTGAAGCCGGTGGTGACACCTCGCTTTGCTCGGTGGTGCTCGGGACCCTTGTTGAGTGAACTGGGACAACTGGCTAAGAATCAAAACCTGCATATTCAG AGTCATATTGCTGAAATTTATGACAGTGTGAACGTTGTGAAGGAGCTCTTCCCTGATTCCAATTCTTTCACAGATGTTTACCATAAACACAACCTGCTTACCAACAAG ACAGTGATGGCGCATGGGTGCCATTTGAGTGATGACGAGTTGTCCTTGTTCAGGGAGACAGGAGCATCTTTGTCTCACTGTCCGAACTCCAACATCTC GTTGCGCAGTGGGGTCCTCAATGTCCGTAACGTCCTGAACCACAAAGTGAAGGTGGGCCTGGGAACAG ACGTGGCAGGTGGCTACTCAGCGTCAATGCTGGATGCTGTGAGGAGAGCCTTGGACACATCCAAAATTCTGACCATACTGGAGCCTGAACATCAGACGCTCACCTTTGAGGAGGCGTTCAGGTTGGCTACATTGGGAGGCAGCCAAG CTTTGTCCCTGGATAACCAAATTGGAAATTTTGAAGTGGGCAAAGACTTTGACGCTTTGAGGGTGAATGTAGCAGTTCCTAGTGGCCCCATTGACTTGATCCAGCATGAGGAACCAAAG ATTCTTCTGGAGAAGTTCTTGAATTTGG GTGACGATCGGAACATAGTTGAGGTTTATGTGGCTGGAAGGAGGGTGGTGCCGTTCCCAGAGTAA
- the gda gene encoding guanine deaminase isoform X5 → MPPRKRQFRSWKMHYWELMPTEREFFMPGMVDTHIHAPQYSYAGTALDLPLLDWLNKYTFPVESRFKDKSFAQKVYTQVVRRTLRNGTTTACYFATIHTDSSLLLGHIADKLGQRALVGKVCMDRNNSVKHYKETIQESLKETHRFIAELLEKKYALVKPVVTPRFVLSCSGALLRQLGQLAKNNNLHIQSHISENVEEVKIVKELFPDSDSYTDVYHKHNLLTNKTVMAHGCYLSDEELALFRETGASLSHCPNSNISLCSGFLNVRNVLNHKVKLGLGTDVAGGYSASMLDAVRRALDTSKLLTIKDTEHETLTFEEVFRLATLGGSQALSLDDQIGNFEVGKDFDALRVNVMVPGGPIDLFQHEEPKIILEKFLNLGDDRNIVEVYVAGRNVVPSAE, encoded by the exons TGAATTCTTTATGCCAGGAATGGTGGACACCCACATTCATGCCCCCCAGTACAGCTACGCTGGGACGGCCCTGGACTTGCCTCTGCTTGACTGGCTCAACAAATACACCTTTCCTGTGGAATCCCGCTTTAAAGACAAGAGTTTTGCGCAGAAGGTCTACACTCAAGTCGTG AGAAGAACTCTGAGAAATGGAACAACCACTGCTTGTTACTTTGCCACAATACATACCGACTCATCTCTCCTGTTGGGCCACATTGCAG ACAAGTTGGGACAGCGAGCCTTGGTGGGTAAAGTGTGTATGGACCGGAACAATTCTGTGAAACATTACAAAGAGACCATCCAAGAGTCCCTGAAAGAAACCCATCG TTTCATTGCTGAGCTCTTGGAGAAAAAG TACGCTCTTGTGAAGCCCGTGGTGACGCCTCGCTTTGTCCTTTCATGCTCGGGAGCCTTGTTGAGACAACTGGGACAACTTGCTAAGAATAACAACCTGCATATTCAG AGTCACATTAGTGAAAATGTTGAGGAGGTGAAGATTGTGAAGGAGCTGTTccctgattctgattcttacaCAGATGTCTACCACAAGCATAACCTGCTTACCAACAAG ACGGTGATGGCGCATGGCTGCTATCTGAGTGATGAAGAGTTGGCCTTGTTTAGAGAGACAGGAGCTTCTTTGTCTCACTGTCCAAACTCCAATATCTC GTTATGCAGTGGATTCCTCAATGTCCGTAACGTCTTGAACCACAAAGTGAAGCTTGGCCTTGGCACAG ATGTGGCGGGTGGCTACTCTGCCTCAATGCTGGATGCCGTGAGGAGAGCCTTGGACACATCCAAATTGCTGACCATAAAGGACACGGAACATGAGACGCTCACCTTTGAGGAGGTGTTCAGGCTGGCTACACTCGGAGGCAGCCAAG CTTTGTCCCTGGATGACCAAATTGGAAATTTCGAAGTGGGCAAAGACTTTGACGCTCTGAGGGTGAATGTAATGGTTCCTGGCGGACCCATTGACTTGTTCCAGCATGAGGAACCCAAG ATTATTCTTGAAAAATTCTTGAATTTGG GTGACGATCGGAACATAGTGGAGGTTTACGTGGCTGGAAGGAATGTGGTACCATCTGCAGAGTAG
- the gda gene encoding guanine deaminase isoform X2, giving the protein MANPHEASARKRVFRGTLIHATKEEAVQVLEDALLGVNADGTIAFTGEGKELDRLCKEFAYSPSAVTHLEKHEFFMPGMVDTHIHAPQYSYAGTALDLPLLDWLNKYTFPVESRFKDKSFAQKVYTQVVRRTLRNGTTTACYFATIHTDSSLLLGHIADKLGQRALVGKVCMDRNNSVKHYKETIQESLKETHRFIAELLEKKYALVKPVVTPRFVLSCSGALLRQLGQLAKNNNLHIQSHISENVEEVKIVKELFPDSDSYTDVYHKHNLLTNKTVMAHGCYLSDEELALFRETGASLSHCPNSNISLCSGFLNVRNVLNHKVKLGLGTDVAGGYSASMLDAVRRALDTSKLLTIKDTEHETLTFEEVFRLATLGGSQALSLDDQIGNFEVGKDFDALRVNVMVPGGPIDLFQHEEPKIILEKFLNLGDDRNIVEVYVAGRNVVPSAE; this is encoded by the exons ATCGCCTTCACTGGAGAAGGCAAAGAGCTGGATCGACTCTGTAAAGAGTTTGCATATAGTCCATCGGCAGTAACTCATCTGGAAAAACA TGAATTCTTTATGCCAGGAATGGTGGACACCCACATTCATGCCCCCCAGTACAGCTACGCTGGGACGGCCCTGGACTTGCCTCTGCTTGACTGGCTCAACAAATACACCTTTCCTGTGGAATCCCGCTTTAAAGACAAGAGTTTTGCGCAGAAGGTCTACACTCAAGTCGTG AGAAGAACTCTGAGAAATGGAACAACCACTGCTTGTTACTTTGCCACAATACATACCGACTCATCTCTCCTGTTGGGCCACATTGCAG ACAAGTTGGGACAGCGAGCCTTGGTGGGTAAAGTGTGTATGGACCGGAACAATTCTGTGAAACATTACAAAGAGACCATCCAAGAGTCCCTGAAAGAAACCCATCG TTTCATTGCTGAGCTCTTGGAGAAAAAG TACGCTCTTGTGAAGCCCGTGGTGACGCCTCGCTTTGTCCTTTCATGCTCGGGAGCCTTGTTGAGACAACTGGGACAACTTGCTAAGAATAACAACCTGCATATTCAG AGTCACATTAGTGAAAATGTTGAGGAGGTGAAGATTGTGAAGGAGCTGTTccctgattctgattcttacaCAGATGTCTACCACAAGCATAACCTGCTTACCAACAAG ACGGTGATGGCGCATGGCTGCTATCTGAGTGATGAAGAGTTGGCCTTGTTTAGAGAGACAGGAGCTTCTTTGTCTCACTGTCCAAACTCCAATATCTC GTTATGCAGTGGATTCCTCAATGTCCGTAACGTCTTGAACCACAAAGTGAAGCTTGGCCTTGGCACAG ATGTGGCGGGTGGCTACTCTGCCTCAATGCTGGATGCCGTGAGGAGAGCCTTGGACACATCCAAATTGCTGACCATAAAGGACACGGAACATGAGACGCTCACCTTTGAGGAGGTGTTCAGGCTGGCTACACTCGGAGGCAGCCAAG CTTTGTCCCTGGATGACCAAATTGGAAATTTCGAAGTGGGCAAAGACTTTGACGCTCTGAGGGTGAATGTAATGGTTCCTGGCGGACCCATTGACTTGTTCCAGCATGAGGAACCCAAG ATTATTCTTGAAAAATTCTTGAATTTGG GTGACGATCGGAACATAGTGGAGGTTTACGTGGCTGGAAGGAATGTGGTACCATCTGCAGAGTAG
- the gda gene encoding guanine deaminase isoform X4 encodes MNLDGPKLNVKIAFTGEGKELDRLCKEFAYSPSAVTHLEKHEFFMPGMVDTHIHAPQYSYAGTALDLPLLDWLNKYTFPVESRFKDKSFAQKVYTQVVRRTLRNGTTTACYFATIHTDSSLLLGHIADKLGQRALVGKVCMDRNNSVKHYKETIQESLKETHRFIAELLEKKYALVKPVVTPRFVLSCSGALLRQLGQLAKNNNLHIQSHISENVEEVKIVKELFPDSDSYTDVYHKHNLLTNKTVMAHGCYLSDEELALFRETGASLSHCPNSNISLCSGFLNVRNVLNHKVKLGLGTDVAGGYSASMLDAVRRALDTSKLLTIKDTEHETLTFEEVFRLATLGGSQALSLDDQIGNFEVGKDFDALRVNVMVPGGPIDLFQHEEPKIILEKFLNLGDDRNIVEVYVAGRNVVPSAE; translated from the exons ATCGCCTTCACTGGAGAAGGCAAAGAGCTGGATCGACTCTGTAAAGAGTTTGCATATAGTCCATCGGCAGTAACTCATCTGGAAAAACA TGAATTCTTTATGCCAGGAATGGTGGACACCCACATTCATGCCCCCCAGTACAGCTACGCTGGGACGGCCCTGGACTTGCCTCTGCTTGACTGGCTCAACAAATACACCTTTCCTGTGGAATCCCGCTTTAAAGACAAGAGTTTTGCGCAGAAGGTCTACACTCAAGTCGTG AGAAGAACTCTGAGAAATGGAACAACCACTGCTTGTTACTTTGCCACAATACATACCGACTCATCTCTCCTGTTGGGCCACATTGCAG ACAAGTTGGGACAGCGAGCCTTGGTGGGTAAAGTGTGTATGGACCGGAACAATTCTGTGAAACATTACAAAGAGACCATCCAAGAGTCCCTGAAAGAAACCCATCG TTTCATTGCTGAGCTCTTGGAGAAAAAG TACGCTCTTGTGAAGCCCGTGGTGACGCCTCGCTTTGTCCTTTCATGCTCGGGAGCCTTGTTGAGACAACTGGGACAACTTGCTAAGAATAACAACCTGCATATTCAG AGTCACATTAGTGAAAATGTTGAGGAGGTGAAGATTGTGAAGGAGCTGTTccctgattctgattcttacaCAGATGTCTACCACAAGCATAACCTGCTTACCAACAAG ACGGTGATGGCGCATGGCTGCTATCTGAGTGATGAAGAGTTGGCCTTGTTTAGAGAGACAGGAGCTTCTTTGTCTCACTGTCCAAACTCCAATATCTC GTTATGCAGTGGATTCCTCAATGTCCGTAACGTCTTGAACCACAAAGTGAAGCTTGGCCTTGGCACAG ATGTGGCGGGTGGCTACTCTGCCTCAATGCTGGATGCCGTGAGGAGAGCCTTGGACACATCCAAATTGCTGACCATAAAGGACACGGAACATGAGACGCTCACCTTTGAGGAGGTGTTCAGGCTGGCTACACTCGGAGGCAGCCAAG CTTTGTCCCTGGATGACCAAATTGGAAATTTCGAAGTGGGCAAAGACTTTGACGCTCTGAGGGTGAATGTAATGGTTCCTGGCGGACCCATTGACTTGTTCCAGCATGAGGAACCCAAG ATTATTCTTGAAAAATTCTTGAATTTGG GTGACGATCGGAACATAGTGGAGGTTTACGTGGCTGGAAGGAATGTGGTACCATCTGCAGAGTAG
- the gda gene encoding guanine deaminase isoform X6 — protein sequence MSKNFGFRPSAVTQLETHEFFMPGMVDTHIHAPQYSYIGTALDMPLLDWLNKYTFPVESCFKDKSFAQKVYTQVVRRTLRNGTTTACYFATIHKDSSLLLGHIANEFGQRALVGKVCSDRNRFSEQYKETFQESIEETSRFISELLDKKYALVKPVVTPRFARWCSGPLLSELGQLAKNQNLHIQSHIAEIYDSVNVVKELFPDSNSFTDVYHKHNLLTNKTVMAHGCHLSDDELSLFRETGASLSHCPNSNISLRSGVLNVRNVLNHKVKVGLGTDVAGGYSASMLDAVRRALDTSKILTILEPEHQTLTFEEAFRLATLGGSQALSLDNQIGNFEVGKDFDALRVNVAVPSGPIDLIQHEEPKILLEKFLNLGDDRNIVEVYVAGRRVVPFPE from the exons ATGTCTAAAAACTTCGGATTTCGTCCCTCTGCAGTAACTCAACTGGAAACACA CGAATTCTTCATGCCAGGAATGGTGGACACCCACATCCATGCCCCCCAGTACAGCTACATTGGCACAGCCCTGGACATGCCGCTGCTTGACTGGCTCAACAAATACACCTTTCCAGTGGAGTCTTGCTTTAAAGACAAAAGTTTTGCACAGAAAGTCTACACACAAGTTGTG AGAAGAACTCTGAGAAATGGAACAACCACTGCTTGTTATTTTGCCACAATACATAAGGACTCCTCTCTTCTGTTGGGCCATATTGCAA ATGAATTTGGACAGCGAGCCTTGGTAGGCAAAGTGTGTTCGGACAGGAACCGCTTTTCAGAACAATATAAAGAGACATTTCAGGAGTCCATTGAGGAAACCTCTCG ATTCATCTCAGAACTCTTGGATAAGAAG TATGCTCTCGTGAAGCCGGTGGTGACACCTCGCTTTGCTCGGTGGTGCTCGGGACCCTTGTTGAGTGAACTGGGACAACTGGCTAAGAATCAAAACCTGCATATTCAG AGTCATATTGCTGAAATTTATGACAGTGTGAACGTTGTGAAGGAGCTCTTCCCTGATTCCAATTCTTTCACAGATGTTTACCATAAACACAACCTGCTTACCAACAAG ACAGTGATGGCGCATGGGTGCCATTTGAGTGATGACGAGTTGTCCTTGTTCAGGGAGACAGGAGCATCTTTGTCTCACTGTCCGAACTCCAACATCTC GTTGCGCAGTGGGGTCCTCAATGTCCGTAACGTCCTGAACCACAAAGTGAAGGTGGGCCTGGGAACAG ACGTGGCAGGTGGCTACTCAGCGTCAATGCTGGATGCTGTGAGGAGAGCCTTGGACACATCCAAAATTCTGACCATACTGGAGCCTGAACATCAGACGCTCACCTTTGAGGAGGCGTTCAGGTTGGCTACATTGGGAGGCAGCCAAG CTTTGTCCCTGGATAACCAAATTGGAAATTTTGAAGTGGGCAAAGACTTTGACGCTTTGAGGGTGAATGTAGCAGTTCCTAGTGGCCCCATTGACTTGATCCAGCATGAGGAACCAAAG ATTCTTCTGGAGAAGTTCTTGAATTTGG GTGACGATCGGAACATAGTTGAGGTTTATGTGGCTGGAAGGAGGGTGGTGCCGTTCCCAGAGTAA
- the gda gene encoding guanine deaminase isoform X1 translates to MANPHSSFAKTLRVFRGTLIHATREEVLQVLADALLGVNAEGKIIFIGEGRELDKMSKNFGFRPSAVTQLETHEFFMPGMVDTHIHAPQYSYIGTALDMPLLDWLNKYTFPVESCFKDKSFAQKVYTQVVRRTLRNGTTTACYFATIHKDSSLLLGHIANEFGQRALVGKVCSDRNRFSEQYKETFQESIEETSRFISELLDKKYALVKPVVTPRFARWCSGPLLSELGQLAKNQNLHIQSHIAEIYDSVNVVKELFPDSNSFTDVYHKHNLLTNKTVMAHGCHLSDDELSLFRETGASLSHCPNSNISLRSGVLNVRNVLNHKVKVGLGTDVAGGYSASMLDAVRRALDTSKILTILEPEHQTLTFEEAFRLATLGGSQALSLDNQIGNFEVGKDFDALRVNVAVPSGPIDLIQHEEPKILLEKFLNLGDDRNIVEVYVAGRRVVPFPE, encoded by the exons ATGGCAAACCCGCACAGCTCTTTTGCAAAGACTCTGCGTGTCTTCAGGGGAACTTTAATTCATGCCACCCGGGAAGAAGTGCTGCAGGTCCTTGCAGATGCTCTACTGGGAGTCAATGCCGAGGGAAAG ATCATCTTCATTGGGGAAGGCAGAGAGCTGGATAAGATGTCTAAAAACTTCGGATTTCGTCCCTCTGCAGTAACTCAACTGGAAACACA CGAATTCTTCATGCCAGGAATGGTGGACACCCACATCCATGCCCCCCAGTACAGCTACATTGGCACAGCCCTGGACATGCCGCTGCTTGACTGGCTCAACAAATACACCTTTCCAGTGGAGTCTTGCTTTAAAGACAAAAGTTTTGCACAGAAAGTCTACACACAAGTTGTG AGAAGAACTCTGAGAAATGGAACAACCACTGCTTGTTATTTTGCCACAATACATAAGGACTCCTCTCTTCTGTTGGGCCATATTGCAA ATGAATTTGGACAGCGAGCCTTGGTAGGCAAAGTGTGTTCGGACAGGAACCGCTTTTCAGAACAATATAAAGAGACATTTCAGGAGTCCATTGAGGAAACCTCTCG ATTCATCTCAGAACTCTTGGATAAGAAG TATGCTCTCGTGAAGCCGGTGGTGACACCTCGCTTTGCTCGGTGGTGCTCGGGACCCTTGTTGAGTGAACTGGGACAACTGGCTAAGAATCAAAACCTGCATATTCAG AGTCATATTGCTGAAATTTATGACAGTGTGAACGTTGTGAAGGAGCTCTTCCCTGATTCCAATTCTTTCACAGATGTTTACCATAAACACAACCTGCTTACCAACAAG ACAGTGATGGCGCATGGGTGCCATTTGAGTGATGACGAGTTGTCCTTGTTCAGGGAGACAGGAGCATCTTTGTCTCACTGTCCGAACTCCAACATCTC GTTGCGCAGTGGGGTCCTCAATGTCCGTAACGTCCTGAACCACAAAGTGAAGGTGGGCCTGGGAACAG ACGTGGCAGGTGGCTACTCAGCGTCAATGCTGGATGCTGTGAGGAGAGCCTTGGACACATCCAAAATTCTGACCATACTGGAGCCTGAACATCAGACGCTCACCTTTGAGGAGGCGTTCAGGTTGGCTACATTGGGAGGCAGCCAAG CTTTGTCCCTGGATAACCAAATTGGAAATTTTGAAGTGGGCAAAGACTTTGACGCTTTGAGGGTGAATGTAGCAGTTCCTAGTGGCCCCATTGACTTGATCCAGCATGAGGAACCAAAG ATTCTTCTGGAGAAGTTCTTGAATTTGG GTGACGATCGGAACATAGTTGAGGTTTATGTGGCTGGAAGGAGGGTGGTGCCGTTCCCAGAGTAA